The following are encoded together in the Rhinopithecus roxellana isolate Shanxi Qingling chromosome 5, ASM756505v1, whole genome shotgun sequence genome:
- the CLBA1 gene encoding uncharacterized protein CLBA1 isoform X3 has product MQGRQELRGEPLSDLREEAASASLRVAPERLSDDSLEWIRTCPDLLSDGKAIISLPGEGGSTCVTRYPDPGEHSSTWGEFEGFRESSAKSGQFSQSLELLERPTEPQPPRTTSAPKECSSHQPCQGGPWVTGTAAVSPSESILSCENILKCAFQEVAVQQAAEDVSTIDHFLEISSEEKPGLECVHKLCNESRKLWRALQSKHTTSTSQCLWSESRCQENFFLVLGIDAAQKNLSGGQGPIMEDCDLRQPEGLLTVSSFRLQHCKALIQTKLSGPPGSRQGRLRTCSRFPKMPSCGGGQHITVPRKKMFTPRTLKLTLFNSDIC; this is encoded by the exons ATGCAAGGCCGGCAGGAGCTGCGGGGAGAGCCTTTGAGTGACCTCCGGGAGGAAGCAGCCAGCGCTTCCCTCCGAGTGGCACCTGAGAGGCTAAGTGATGACAGTTTGGAATGGATACGGACCTGCCCCGACCTCCTGTCCGATGGGAAAGCCATCATCTCCCTGCCCGGTGAGGGCGGTTCCACCTGCGTTACCCGATATCCTGACCCTGGGGAACACAGCAGCACTTGGGGGGAGTTTGAAGGCTTTCGGGAATCTTCAGCCAAGTCTGGACAATTCTCACAgtcccttgaactcctggagagACCCACAGAACCCCAGCCACCAAGAACCACTTCTGCCCCAAAGGAGTGCAGTTCTCACCAACCGTGCCAGGGCGGACCTTGGGTGACAGGAACTGCTGCCGTCTCACCTTCTGAG TCCATTCTCAGCTGTGAGAACATTTTAAAGTGTGCTTTTCAAGAAGTAGCAGTCCAGCAGGCAGCTGAAGACGTTTCCACCATAGACCATTTCCTAGAAATAAGCAGTGAAGAAAAACCTGGCCTTGAATGTGTACATAAATTGTG TAATGAATCCAGAAAACTCTGGAGAGCCCTTCAGAGCAAACATACCACGTCTACTTCTCAATGCCTCTGGAGCGAGTCCCGTTGCCAGGAgaacttctttcttgttcttgGAATAGATGCTGCGCAGAAG AACCTTTCTGGAGGCCAGGGCCCCATCATGGAAGATTGTGACCTCAGACAGCCTGAAGGCCTCCTCACTGTCAGCAGCTTCCGTCTCCAGCATTGTAAAGCCCTGATCCAGACCAAG CTCTCGGGGCCGCCTGGCAGCAGacaggggaggctgaggacaTGCAGCCGCTTCCCGAAGATGCCCTCATGCGGAGGTGGCCAGCACATCACTGTGCCAAGGAAAAAGATGTTCACGCCGCGCACGCTCAAACTGACACTCTTTAATAGCGACATTTGCTAA
- the CLBA1 gene encoding uncharacterized protein CLBA1 isoform X4: protein MQGRQELRGEPLSDLREEAASASLRVAPERLSDDSLEWIRTCPDLLSDGKAIISLPGEGGSTCVTRYPDPGEHSSTWGEFEGFRESSAKSGQFSQSLELLERPTEPQPPRTTSAPKECSSHQPCQGGPWVTGTAAVSPSESILSCENILKCAFQEVAVQQAAEDVSTIDHFLEISSEEKPGLECVHKLCNESRKLWRALQSKHTTSTSQCLWSESRCQENFFLVLGIDAAQKNLSGGQGPIMEDCDLRQPEGLLTVSSFRLQHCKALIQTKVSGHQGEASGNRAGGVHTCGALCFL, encoded by the exons ATGCAAGGCCGGCAGGAGCTGCGGGGAGAGCCTTTGAGTGACCTCCGGGAGGAAGCAGCCAGCGCTTCCCTCCGAGTGGCACCTGAGAGGCTAAGTGATGACAGTTTGGAATGGATACGGACCTGCCCCGACCTCCTGTCCGATGGGAAAGCCATCATCTCCCTGCCCGGTGAGGGCGGTTCCACCTGCGTTACCCGATATCCTGACCCTGGGGAACACAGCAGCACTTGGGGGGAGTTTGAAGGCTTTCGGGAATCTTCAGCCAAGTCTGGACAATTCTCACAgtcccttgaactcctggagagACCCACAGAACCCCAGCCACCAAGAACCACTTCTGCCCCAAAGGAGTGCAGTTCTCACCAACCGTGCCAGGGCGGACCTTGGGTGACAGGAACTGCTGCCGTCTCACCTTCTGAG TCCATTCTCAGCTGTGAGAACATTTTAAAGTGTGCTTTTCAAGAAGTAGCAGTCCAGCAGGCAGCTGAAGACGTTTCCACCATAGACCATTTCCTAGAAATAAGCAGTGAAGAAAAACCTGGCCTTGAATGTGTACATAAATTGTG TAATGAATCCAGAAAACTCTGGAGAGCCCTTCAGAGCAAACATACCACGTCTACTTCTCAATGCCTCTGGAGCGAGTCCCGTTGCCAGGAgaacttctttcttgttcttgGAATAGATGCTGCGCAGAAG AACCTTTCTGGAGGCCAGGGCCCCATCATGGAAGATTGTGACCTCAGACAGCCTGAAGGCCTCCTCACTGTCAGCAGCTTCCGTCTCCAGCATTGTAAAGCCCTGATCCAGACCAAGGTGAGTGGTCACCAAGGAGAGGCCTCGGGGAACCGCGCCGGTGGTGTCCACACATGCGGAGCCCTCTGCTTTCTCTGA
- the CLBA1 gene encoding uncharacterized protein CLBA1 isoform X5 yields MQGRQELRGEPLSDLREEAASASLRVAPERLSDDSLEWIRTCPDLLSDGKAIISLPGEGGSTCVTRYPDPGEHSSTWGEFEGFRESSAKSGQFSQSLELLERPTEPQPPRTTSAPKECSSHQPCQGGPWVTGTAAVSPSESILSCENILKCAFQEVAVQQAAEDVSTIDHFLEISSEEKPGLECVHKLCNESRKLWRALQSKHTTSTSQCLWSESRCQENFFLVLGIDAAQKNLSGGQGPIMEDCDLRQPEGLLTVSSFRLQHCKALIQTKLSHELRSCRRVTSSHHHSSRQKRG; encoded by the exons ATGCAAGGCCGGCAGGAGCTGCGGGGAGAGCCTTTGAGTGACCTCCGGGAGGAAGCAGCCAGCGCTTCCCTCCGAGTGGCACCTGAGAGGCTAAGTGATGACAGTTTGGAATGGATACGGACCTGCCCCGACCTCCTGTCCGATGGGAAAGCCATCATCTCCCTGCCCGGTGAGGGCGGTTCCACCTGCGTTACCCGATATCCTGACCCTGGGGAACACAGCAGCACTTGGGGGGAGTTTGAAGGCTTTCGGGAATCTTCAGCCAAGTCTGGACAATTCTCACAgtcccttgaactcctggagagACCCACAGAACCCCAGCCACCAAGAACCACTTCTGCCCCAAAGGAGTGCAGTTCTCACCAACCGTGCCAGGGCGGACCTTGGGTGACAGGAACTGCTGCCGTCTCACCTTCTGAG TCCATTCTCAGCTGTGAGAACATTTTAAAGTGTGCTTTTCAAGAAGTAGCAGTCCAGCAGGCAGCTGAAGACGTTTCCACCATAGACCATTTCCTAGAAATAAGCAGTGAAGAAAAACCTGGCCTTGAATGTGTACATAAATTGTG TAATGAATCCAGAAAACTCTGGAGAGCCCTTCAGAGCAAACATACCACGTCTACTTCTCAATGCCTCTGGAGCGAGTCCCGTTGCCAGGAgaacttctttcttgttcttgGAATAGATGCTGCGCAGAAG AACCTTTCTGGAGGCCAGGGCCCCATCATGGAAGATTGTGACCTCAGACAGCCTGAAGGCCTCCTCACTGTCAGCAGCTTCCGTCTCCAGCATTGTAAAGCCCTGATCCAGACCAAG CTTTCTCATGAGCTGCGGTCTTGCCGCAGAGTCACTTCATCACATCATCACAGCTCAAGGCAGAAGAGAGGATGA
- the CLBA1 gene encoding uncharacterized protein CLBA1 isoform X1, with amino-acid sequence MQGRQELRGEPLSDLREEAASASLRVAPERLSDDSLEWIRTCPDLLSDGKAIISLPGEGGSTCVTRYPDPGEHSSTWGEFEGFRESSAKSGQFSQSLELLERPTEPQPPRTTSAPKECSSHQPCQGGPWVTGTAAVSPSESILSCENILKCAFQEVAVQQAAEDVSTIDHFLEISSEEKPGLECVHKLCNESRKLWRALQSKHTTSTSQCLWSESRCQENFFLVLGIDAAQKNLSGGQGPIMEDCDLRQPEGLLTVSSFRLQHCKALIQTKSHFITSSQLKAEERMRREGDFFLQLSFIREKKSFSGLESGAHSQTRYCRRGEMARPSSPGFLSSWRPRTLEQSGLIVYTQEMVGGHTGSHLHEE; translated from the exons ATGCAAGGCCGGCAGGAGCTGCGGGGAGAGCCTTTGAGTGACCTCCGGGAGGAAGCAGCCAGCGCTTCCCTCCGAGTGGCACCTGAGAGGCTAAGTGATGACAGTTTGGAATGGATACGGACCTGCCCCGACCTCCTGTCCGATGGGAAAGCCATCATCTCCCTGCCCGGTGAGGGCGGTTCCACCTGCGTTACCCGATATCCTGACCCTGGGGAACACAGCAGCACTTGGGGGGAGTTTGAAGGCTTTCGGGAATCTTCAGCCAAGTCTGGACAATTCTCACAgtcccttgaactcctggagagACCCACAGAACCCCAGCCACCAAGAACCACTTCTGCCCCAAAGGAGTGCAGTTCTCACCAACCGTGCCAGGGCGGACCTTGGGTGACAGGAACTGCTGCCGTCTCACCTTCTGAG TCCATTCTCAGCTGTGAGAACATTTTAAAGTGTGCTTTTCAAGAAGTAGCAGTCCAGCAGGCAGCTGAAGACGTTTCCACCATAGACCATTTCCTAGAAATAAGCAGTGAAGAAAAACCTGGCCTTGAATGTGTACATAAATTGTG TAATGAATCCAGAAAACTCTGGAGAGCCCTTCAGAGCAAACATACCACGTCTACTTCTCAATGCCTCTGGAGCGAGTCCCGTTGCCAGGAgaacttctttcttgttcttgGAATAGATGCTGCGCAGAAG AACCTTTCTGGAGGCCAGGGCCCCATCATGGAAGATTGTGACCTCAGACAGCCTGAAGGCCTCCTCACTGTCAGCAGCTTCCGTCTCCAGCATTGTAAAGCCCTGATCCAGACCAAG AGTCACTTCATCACATCATCACAGCTCAAGGCAGAAGAGAGGATGAGGAGAGAAGGGGACTTCTTCCTGCAGCTCTCTTTTATCAGGGAGAAGAAAAGCTTTTCTGGGCTGGAGTCTGGAGCCCACTCTCAGACCAGGTATTGCAGGAGGGGTGAGATGGCCAGGCCTAGCTCACCTGGTTTCCTCTCATCCTGGAGACCCAGGACCCTGGAACAGTCGGGGCTCATTGTGTACACCCAGGAGATGGTGGGAGGACACACGGGCAGCCATCTGCATGAAGAGTGA
- the CLBA1 gene encoding uncharacterized protein CLBA1 isoform X6, whose product MQGRQELRGEPLSDLREEAASASLRVAPERLSDDSLEWIRTCPDLLSDGKAIISLPGEGGSTCVTRYPDPGEHSSTWGEFEGFRESSAKSGQFSQSLELLERPTEPQPPRTTSAPKECSSHQPCQGGPWVTGTAAVSPSESILSCENILKCAFQEVAVQQAAEDVSTIDHFLEISSEEKPGLECVHKLCNESRKLWRALQSKHTTSTSQCLWSESRCQENFFLVLGIDAAQKNLSGGQGPIMEDCDLRQPEGLLTVSSFRLQHCKALIQTKGLPTAFS is encoded by the exons ATGCAAGGCCGGCAGGAGCTGCGGGGAGAGCCTTTGAGTGACCTCCGGGAGGAAGCAGCCAGCGCTTCCCTCCGAGTGGCACCTGAGAGGCTAAGTGATGACAGTTTGGAATGGATACGGACCTGCCCCGACCTCCTGTCCGATGGGAAAGCCATCATCTCCCTGCCCGGTGAGGGCGGTTCCACCTGCGTTACCCGATATCCTGACCCTGGGGAACACAGCAGCACTTGGGGGGAGTTTGAAGGCTTTCGGGAATCTTCAGCCAAGTCTGGACAATTCTCACAgtcccttgaactcctggagagACCCACAGAACCCCAGCCACCAAGAACCACTTCTGCCCCAAAGGAGTGCAGTTCTCACCAACCGTGCCAGGGCGGACCTTGGGTGACAGGAACTGCTGCCGTCTCACCTTCTGAG TCCATTCTCAGCTGTGAGAACATTTTAAAGTGTGCTTTTCAAGAAGTAGCAGTCCAGCAGGCAGCTGAAGACGTTTCCACCATAGACCATTTCCTAGAAATAAGCAGTGAAGAAAAACCTGGCCTTGAATGTGTACATAAATTGTG TAATGAATCCAGAAAACTCTGGAGAGCCCTTCAGAGCAAACATACCACGTCTACTTCTCAATGCCTCTGGAGCGAGTCCCGTTGCCAGGAgaacttctttcttgttcttgGAATAGATGCTGCGCAGAAG AACCTTTCTGGAGGCCAGGGCCCCATCATGGAAGATTGTGACCTCAGACAGCCTGAAGGCCTCCTCACTGTCAGCAGCTTCCGTCTCCAGCATTGTAAAGCCCTGATCCAGACCAAG GGTCTGCCCACAGCTTTCTCATGA
- the CLBA1 gene encoding uncharacterized protein CLBA1 isoform X2, whose product MQGRQELRGEPLSDLREEAASASLRVAPERLSDDSLEWIRTCPDLLSDGKAIISLPGEGGSTCVTRYPDPGEHSSTWGEFEGFRESSAKSGQFSQSLELLERPTEPQPPRTTSAPKECSSHQPCQGGPWVTGTAAVSPSESILSCENILKCAFQEVAVQQAAEDVSTIDHFLEISSEEKPGLECVHKLCNESRKLWRALQSKHTTSTSQCLWSESRCQENFFLVLGIDAAQKNLSGGQGPIMEDCDLRQPEGLLTVSSFRLQHCKALIQTKSHFITSSQLKAEERMRREGDFFLQLSFIREKKSFSGLESGAHSQTSSRGRLAADRGG is encoded by the exons ATGCAAGGCCGGCAGGAGCTGCGGGGAGAGCCTTTGAGTGACCTCCGGGAGGAAGCAGCCAGCGCTTCCCTCCGAGTGGCACCTGAGAGGCTAAGTGATGACAGTTTGGAATGGATACGGACCTGCCCCGACCTCCTGTCCGATGGGAAAGCCATCATCTCCCTGCCCGGTGAGGGCGGTTCCACCTGCGTTACCCGATATCCTGACCCTGGGGAACACAGCAGCACTTGGGGGGAGTTTGAAGGCTTTCGGGAATCTTCAGCCAAGTCTGGACAATTCTCACAgtcccttgaactcctggagagACCCACAGAACCCCAGCCACCAAGAACCACTTCTGCCCCAAAGGAGTGCAGTTCTCACCAACCGTGCCAGGGCGGACCTTGGGTGACAGGAACTGCTGCCGTCTCACCTTCTGAG TCCATTCTCAGCTGTGAGAACATTTTAAAGTGTGCTTTTCAAGAAGTAGCAGTCCAGCAGGCAGCTGAAGACGTTTCCACCATAGACCATTTCCTAGAAATAAGCAGTGAAGAAAAACCTGGCCTTGAATGTGTACATAAATTGTG TAATGAATCCAGAAAACTCTGGAGAGCCCTTCAGAGCAAACATACCACGTCTACTTCTCAATGCCTCTGGAGCGAGTCCCGTTGCCAGGAgaacttctttcttgttcttgGAATAGATGCTGCGCAGAAG AACCTTTCTGGAGGCCAGGGCCCCATCATGGAAGATTGTGACCTCAGACAGCCTGAAGGCCTCCTCACTGTCAGCAGCTTCCGTCTCCAGCATTGTAAAGCCCTGATCCAGACCAAG AGTCACTTCATCACATCATCACAGCTCAAGGCAGAAGAGAGGATGAGGAGAGAAGGGGACTTCTTCCTGCAGCTCTCTTTTATCAGGGAGAAGAAAAGCTTTTCTGGGCTGGAGTCTGGAGCCCACTCTCAGACCAG CTCTCGGGGCCGCCTGGCAGCAGacaggggaggctga